The sequence below is a genomic window from Mycobacterium spongiae.
CAGGCAGTCGGAAAACATGTACGTCGCCGCCTTGGAGGTGCAGTAGGCGCTCATCGATTGCAAGGGCGCGTACGCGGCCATCGACGACACGTTGACGATGTGCCCGCCGGTACCGCGCTCGACCAACCGCCGGCTAAACGCGCGACATCCGTTGACGACGCCGCCTAGATTGACGTCCAGCACCCGGTTGAACTCTTCGGCCGGCGTGTCCAGGAACCGTCCCGCCTGCCCGATCCCGGCGTTGTTGACAACGATGTCGGGAACCCCGTGCTCGGCACTGACTCGCCCGGCGAACGCCTCGACCGCGTCGGCGTCGGACACGTCGAGGACATAGGGGTGGGCGACTCCGCCCCGAACCGCGATTTCGGCCGCTGTCTCCTTGACGGTGGCCTCATCGATATCGCTGACGACGACCTCGGCACCCTCGCGGGCGAAGGCCATCGCGGTCTCGCGACCGATCCCACTGCCCGCACCGGTGACCGCCACCAACGTGTCACCGAAGCAACCACGAGGCCGTCCGACCTGGGCACGGAGCAGCGCACGTGTTGGCTGCTTGCCGTCGACGAGATCGGCGATCTCATTAACGGCGGCCGCCATCACCTGCGGGTGCGACATGGGCGAAAAGTGACCCGCGTTGATATCACGCCGCCACAGCCGTGGCACCCAGCGTGCGGTCTCGTCATAACCGTGGGGGCGCACGTACGGGTCCCTGACATTGACGATGAGCTGCACCGGTACGTCGACGATCCGGATGCCTTGCCTGCGTCGCTCGGCGGAGAACGATCGAAAGTAGTTCGCGGGGTACGTCTTCACCGAGTGAGCGGCGTCGCTGGCCAGGGTGTCGGAGTGGTGGACCTGGCCCTCGGGGATGTTGTCGACCATGTTGCGCCGCACCGCCGCACTCGACAAGGAAACCCGCACCAACAGCGGCGCCAACACCGGTATCGAGAACAATGCCATGTAGCTCAACCGCAGGGCTTGACCAGTCGCACGGGCGAAGGCTCGCGGACGCCAGGGCCGTCGCAAACCGCTGATCAGGTAGTTGACCAGGTGGTCTTGACTCGGGCCGGACACCGAGGTGAACGACGCGACCCGGTCACCGGCGACCGCCCGGCTCAGGTACTCCCACACGCCCACCGAACCCCAGTCATGGCCCAATACATGCACGGGCACGCCGGGACTGAGCTCGCCGATGACGGCAGCGAAGTCGTCGGCGAAATGGTCCATCGTGTACGCCGAAACCGGCTTCGGCACCGACGACAGGCCAACACCGCGGTTGTCGTAGCGGATGATCCGGAAGCGATCGGCCAGCAAGGGAACGACCCCATCCCACAAGATATGAGAGTCCGGAAAGCCATGCACCAGTGCGACGGTCGGGCCCGCCGGATTGCCTTCTTCGTAGACCGCGATGCGGACCCCGTCTGGGCTGTCCACAAACTGCTGGGGTACCCGGTGTGGTGCCGGCATCGGACCTCCGCCTATCTGCGACGCGACTCTTGTAACCAGTCGCCCACACCGTAGCAAGGGCCTTTGGCGCCGCCCGGTGGGTTTGTCCGGCGCGCGACGGTTGCCGGGCTGGACATCCCCCGCACTCCCCCGGATAGTTCCCAGCCCTTCGCGCCCTGGATGAGTGTCGCCTGGAGCGCAGTGACAGGATAGGTTTCGACATCCAATTGAGTTCGCCACCCGGTCCACGACCGTGTGATAAGCCAGAGGTCGACGTGTGCCGACCAACGACCGATCGAGGAGTCAACAGAGATGGCCTTCTCCGTCCAGATGCCGGCACTCGGTGAGAGCGTCACCGAGGGGACGGTCACCCGCTGGCTCAAGCAAGAAGGCGACACCGTTGAACTCGACGAGCCTTTGGTCGAGGTGTCAACAGACAAGGTCGACACCGAAATCCCGTCACCGGTAGCCGGTGTGCTGACCAAGATCATCGCTCAGGAGGACGACACGGTCGAAGTCGGCGGTGACCTAGCGGTCATCGGCGACGCTGGGGACGGGGATGCAAGCGCTGCAGACTCGGCTCCCGCGCCCCAGAAGGAACCTGCGCCGGCAGCTGAGAGGGAACCCGAGCCGGCGCCGGAAGCACCGCCGGCCGCAGCAGCGCCTGCACCGCCCGCGGCGCCCGCCGGCGGCGCCGAGAAGCCGGTGCTGATGCCCGAGCTCGGCGAGTCGGTCACCGAGGGCACGGTGACCCGATGGTTGAAGAAGGTCGGGGATTCGGTGAACGTGGACGAGCCCCTGGTAGAGGTGTCCACCGACAAAGTGGACACCGAGATCCCGTCGCCCGTAGCGGGCGTTCTGGTCAGTATCACCGCCGAGGAAGACACCACTGTTCAAGTTGGCGGCGAGCTGGCGCGGATCGGCGCCGCGGGCGCGGCCGGCGCCACACCCGCCCCCACCCCCGAACCGAAACCGGAGCCGCAACCAGTCTCCGAGGCCAAGCCGGCTCCCGAGCCAGTATCCCCGGCCAAGCCGGCCACCGCCCCCGCCGCGCAACCCGCACCGGCAGCACCGGCCGCCAAGGCCGATGGTGCTGTCAAGAGTGCACCGTACGCGACACCGCTGGTACGAAAGCTGGCCTCCGAAAACAACATTGACCTCGCCGAGGTAACCGGTACCGGCGTGGGCGGTCGGATTCGCAAACAGGACGTGCTGGCCGCCGCCGAACGGCGGGACCGGCAGAAACACGACGCTGCCAAGGCGCCGACTTCGGCCGCGGCCCCGCCAGCGGCGGCCTCCAAGGCTCCCCCGACTCCAGCGCCGGCGCTGGCGCATGTGCGCGGGACCACCCAGAAGGCCAGTCGGATCCGCCAGATCACCGCCAACAAGACACGCGAATCTCTGCAGGCTACGGCTCAACTCACCCAAACCCACGAGGTCGACATGACCAGGATCGTGGCGTTGCGGGCGAAGGCGAAGGCCGAATTTGCCAAGCGCGAGGGGGTGAACCTGACATTCCTGCCGTTCTTTGCTCGTGCTGCGATCGACGCACTCAAGATCCATCCCAATATCAACGCCAGCTACAACGAGGGCACCAAAGAGATCACGTATTACGACGCCGAGCACCTCGGGTTCGCCGTGGATACCGAGCAGGGCCTCCTGTCCCCGGTCGTTCACAACGCCGGCGACTTGTCGCTGGCTGGGCTGGCCCGCGCGATTGCCGACATCGCCAACCGCGCCCGCTCGGGCAACCTGAAACCCGACGAGTTGTCCGGCGGCACGTTCACCATCACCAATATCGGCAGCCAAGGCGCCTTGTTCGACACGCCGATCCTGGTTCCGCCGCAGGCGGCCATGTTGGGCACCGGAGCCATTGTCAAGCGCCCGCGGGTGGTCCTCGACGACAGCGGCAACGAGTCGATCGGTATCCGCTCGGTCTGCTATCTGCCGTTGACCTACGACCACCGACTCATCGACGGTGCCGACGCCGGACGGTTCCTCACCACAATCAAGCACCGCCTCGAGGAGGGAGCGTTCGAGGCCGACTTGGGGCTGTGAGAGCGTGGCCAAAGCCGTTATCGCGATAGCGGGTTCGTCTGGCCTGATCGGCTCGGCCCTCACCGCGGCGCTGCGCGCCGCCGACCACACGGTGAAGCATATTGTGCGCCGGACACCGACGAATTCCGAAGAACTGCACTGGAATCCCGAAAGCGGCGAACTCGATCCCGACGCGCTCACCGATCTCGACGCCGTGGTCAACCTGTGCGGCGTCAACATCGGTCGGCGGCGGTGGTCGGGAGCGTTCAAACAGAGCCTGCGAGACAGCCGGATCACCCCTACCGAAGTGCTTTCGGCCGCGGTCGTCGACGCCGGCGTAGCCACCTTGGTCAATGCGAGCGCGGTGGGGTACTACGGAAACACCAAAGACCGAGTGGTGGATGAAAACGATCCGGCGGGAGCAGGTTTCCTGGCTCAGCTGTGCGTCGATTGGGAGGCCGCCACGCTGCCGGCTCAATACGGCGGAACCCGCGTGGTGCTGGCCCGGACCGGTCTCGTGCTGGCCCCGGCGGGCGGCGCGTTGCGCCGCATGCGGCCGCTGTTCTCGCTGGGCTTGGGTGCGCGGC
It includes:
- a CDS encoding SDR family oxidoreductase, which codes for MPAPHRVPQQFVDSPDGVRIAVYEEGNPAGPTVALVHGFPDSHILWDGVVPLLADRFRIIRYDNRGVGLSSVPKPVSAYTMDHFADDFAAVIGELSPGVPVHVLGHDWGSVGVWEYLSRAVAGDRVASFTSVSGPSQDHLVNYLISGLRRPWRPRAFARATGQALRLSYMALFSIPVLAPLLVRVSLSSAAVRRNMVDNIPEGQVHHSDTLASDAAHSVKTYPANYFRSFSAERRRQGIRIVDVPVQLIVNVRDPYVRPHGYDETARWVPRLWRRDINAGHFSPMSHPQVMAAAVNEIADLVDGKQPTRALLRAQVGRPRGCFGDTLVAVTGAGSGIGRETAMAFAREGAEVVVSDIDEATVKETAAEIAVRGGVAHPYVLDVSDADAVEAFAGRVSAEHGVPDIVVNNAGIGQAGRFLDTPAEEFNRVLDVNLGGVVNGCRAFSRRLVERGTGGHIVNVSSMAAYAPLQSMSAYCTSKAATYMFSDCLRAELDAAGIGLTTICPGVIDTNIVNTTRFDAPPGKDDEQVSDRRGQIDKMFGMRHYGPDKVAEAIVSAVKKNKPIRPVAPEAYALYGLSRVLPQALRSTARLRVI
- the sucB gene encoding 2-oxoglutarate dehydrogenase, E2 component, dihydrolipoamide succinyltransferase, translated to MAFSVQMPALGESVTEGTVTRWLKQEGDTVELDEPLVEVSTDKVDTEIPSPVAGVLTKIIAQEDDTVEVGGDLAVIGDAGDGDASAADSAPAPQKEPAPAAEREPEPAPEAPPAAAAPAPPAAPAGGAEKPVLMPELGESVTEGTVTRWLKKVGDSVNVDEPLVEVSTDKVDTEIPSPVAGVLVSITAEEDTTVQVGGELARIGAAGAAGATPAPTPEPKPEPQPVSEAKPAPEPVSPAKPATAPAAQPAPAAPAAKADGAVKSAPYATPLVRKLASENNIDLAEVTGTGVGGRIRKQDVLAAAERRDRQKHDAAKAPTSAAAPPAAASKAPPTPAPALAHVRGTTQKASRIRQITANKTRESLQATAQLTQTHEVDMTRIVALRAKAKAEFAKREGVNLTFLPFFARAAIDALKIHPNINASYNEGTKEITYYDAEHLGFAVDTEQGLLSPVVHNAGDLSLAGLARAIADIANRARSGNLKPDELSGGTFTITNIGSQGALFDTPILVPPQAAMLGTGAIVKRPRVVLDDSGNESIGIRSVCYLPLTYDHRLIDGADAGRFLTTIKHRLEEGAFEADLGL
- a CDS encoding TIGR01777 family oxidoreductase translates to MAKAVIAIAGSSGLIGSALTAALRAADHTVKHIVRRTPTNSEELHWNPESGELDPDALTDLDAVVNLCGVNIGRRRWSGAFKQSLRDSRITPTEVLSAAVVDAGVATLVNASAVGYYGNTKDRVVDENDPAGAGFLAQLCVDWEAATLPAQYGGTRVVLARTGLVLAPAGGALRRMRPLFSLGLGARLGSGRQYMSWISLEDEVRALLFAISNPELSGPVNMTGPAPVTNAEFTSAFGRAVNRPTPLALPGFAVRAGLGEFADEGLLIGQRAIPSVLEKAGFQFRHNTIGEALGYVTTRPDHY